The Mycteria americana isolate JAX WOST 10 ecotype Jacksonville Zoo and Gardens chromosome 2, USCA_MyAme_1.0, whole genome shotgun sequence genome contains the following window.
TAGATCGGGGCGTTTCCAAGTATAAAAACTTAATATCCAAAATTTTCCTCAGTCTAGCCTACCAGGCACTATACAAAAATATGCTCTTGGCTCGTAGATGTAGTGCACAAAATAATTTATCACCACCACtgcactttaaaagaaaaaaactctgctAAATGGGTGTGTAGGGATATCATCAAATGTATGGGCAGTTTGAGACTTAGGCTTAGTTTTGTTCAAGTCCCACGCCCATTCCTGAGATTGTCTGCCAATGGCTGTATAtttggaaaaagacaaaacaaaacaaaactactcCTAGCACATTTGCATACTTTTTAAGTTTATGTGgtctccttccctgctgctgaggAAAGGGAGGACAAAGACTATACTCCAAGAGATTGACATATGCACaactgaaggaagagaaaaaaattcccccTTCTGACCTTCAGTGTTATAAGTACACCACCAAGTTCAAAAGATtcagacagaagaaataaatgttatCACTGTCTTTTTAGTTATTCCAAACTTAATATCCTCCTCCCTGTAACAGAGCTTCTTACCTCAAGTTTGGAGGCAATGAATAATGAGGTAATTCCTATGAGCTGAAGCATGCTCTTGTTAATGTTCTTTTGTGTCAACATGAATCTATCAAAAAAGTCTTGAGCTAGGTAGAAAGTTTCCCTGTGGAGTGCATACACCTCACACAcctacaacaggaaaaaaaaaaaaaaacaattcagttTTCTGTTATAAAACTCTATGTACACACATTGGAGTGTTCAAGCTTTAACAGTAAAACAGTATGCACAATTTTATCTTTTGCACACACAAACTCTCACGTACCTAGGTGTGTTAGGATGAAGTGGCTAGTATGGGACTGGGAAAAGTATTTCCCATGCTCCCACCTAAACATGGATTGTCTATGATGCACTAACGTACTTCCAAAGAATactttttccaacctaaataacaTCCAGTTTTCCTAAAAATGAGTATAAAcaattttccactgaaagaagaaagcctTATTGGGGGggcagaaccaggaaaaacccCCACTAATTTGCTTGATTAAGAATACTCTGGGCTCAAACCTCACGTTGAAGTCACTGAGCAGATCCTCCCTGTATTCCTAGTAAGTCTGTCCCAGGGCAGAACCACTAAAAAACTTGAAGTCTTTGGCTCTACAGCAAATAAGCCTGGAAGCTCCTGCCCAAGGGGGCTCTGCTGGCAAGCCAGgagcgctgcctgcagcccctcaggCACAGCGACAGCCTCGCTAAGCAGGAACAAAACTGCAAGAACAGCCATCTGCTCCATACAGTTGCGGGTTTCCCTGGCAGGGAGAACTTAAGACTTGCATTGTATCAAAGTGGTTCAAACGCCAGttcaacaaaaaaggaaaggagactgCCCAGGCCTAGAGATCTTATGCAGGGGCCTACTTTTTCCTCTAATCTCTAAATGAATTTGGGTAGGTCTACCACAACTCCAGCTTATCTGCAACTCTGTATCCCTTCTACAACTAGAAGCTAGTTAGATATCTCTAAATTACTTATAATCTACGTACGGTCAACAGGAAAGAATATCCAAGAAATAGATCCCAAGTCCAagcttcctgccctgcttcaTTATTTTGCTTGGATACAAAGTCAGAATAAAATCTCACTACTACTAGCTATTCCCTAAGATAAGGTTGAAAGCCCATTTGTGAATCAAAACCCTTCCTGACCATCAAAAATACAACTGGTTGGCAGTAATGCCACAGCTCGTTCTTCTAGACCTGATCTAACATTTGCCAATTGATTATTAACTACTGCTCTGATTATTAACTACTGCTCCAAAAAAGATTCAGAACTAAAAAGGTACAGACCAGGCCCACGCATGAATAAATGACACAATTTCTATAAAAGTACATTGCCCAAACATAAGCAATAATGCTTGGTCATGTTAAATAGTATGTCAGTTGTGACTTTACAGAAGACAATGTTAGGAGCTACTGGAGGACTCTCACAGTTTCTGGGATTTTAATCCACTGTGGCATATAGAACCACTGAGCTGGGCAACAAGGCCCTTGTTGACATTTTTGTTTGGAAGCTGGATGATTTCCTAAGAGTTCAAGCAACAAAACACATTTAATGGTGGTATGTAAGTTACACATTAGAGGAAGTAGAGGAGTGCACACCTGGAACAGTTTTTATATTCAGAccgtattttaaaaaaaaaaacaaaacaccacatgctcctttcctttccctcaaaATTCCCTGCTATTAGCACTGTTCCACCAAGACAGCAAGAGTGCCACTAACATCTTCTTCCTTGGAGTACTCAATATGGAATTGGTAAACCTGCAAGATCCCTTCTGCTGATGGGCAAGGATTGCATGAGTCAAAGGTTGCTTTTGGCAGTGGTGATTGAATATGCTCAATATAGAGTTCTTGGAAACGCCTCCAGAACATAGCTCTATATTTACAACACTAACACTCCTCCGCATAGGCTGCCAAGATTGAGAACTTCCATTTTGTTTGACAACTGGAATACTCTGAAGTACGGTAATTAGACTGGAATATGGATGATTTATTTATAATTGTTTTCCAACAAGAACTTGTCTATATCAAGAGCCTTCAGATGTCAGCCACTAATGcactgctttcttctgctctcttcATAGGATAGGATTAAAAATTTACTAGTAAGTCAGAAAATAGTGTTAAGGGCTGACACCTAAGAGCTCGTGACATAGACAGGGCCAAATATAACTCAAGTCCTCAATACAGATGCAGTTGTCTCATGACTTAGATACAGTCTAAGACGTATAGGTAGAGCTCCATAACTAATCTTTCTATAGCAATTTCAGTTTAAGTGTCTCAAAACTAGattcctccccttcccaggaaATAGGCATGGGAAGAGCAAAAATTTAGTACTATTGCTTGCTGCCCTGCGTGAAAGGTTCAGCATCTCCTGCCAGGGAAGGCTGAACGTAGCTCACCAAGAGGATCAAAAGCAGTAACTTGTAACCCTTTTGTTGCAAACTTGTTTTAGCATTTACCATACAGTACATTTTGCTATTAGATCTTTTATGTAAAAGCTGTGCTTTTAACTGCCTGCTTCACAGGCATAACACATGGCAAAGTAACTAAAAGAACACACCTCTAAGAGCCAGTCTAACAGTATCGATCTCATGTGAGGTTGCAAGCTAGAATGTAGTGATGTGAAATGTTTGCAATGAGCGTATCTGTTCTCCTTCTTCAGGATGTTGAGCCAGACATCTTTGGAATTTCCCCAGCTACGGAATAAAGTTACACAAAGCAttgttaaatatatatacaccttCACAAAAGGAGTATAAAACCATTATTTATTGTTTACAGATAttcaggaacaaaagaaaaaattctgcataCTAGGAGATCCTTATGGTAATTAGAAAACTGCAGGTACACTTTGAACATTTTACATCACCACAACAGCAGCTTGCCAAGATCATCAGCAAGTCCAGTTTTATAGAACAGCTAATAAAACTGAATGCGTGCATCCCAAAGTGGCACATACAACCAGAGTTTCCTATTTTGCCTAGTTAGGTGGCTGTCCAGAGAGCAAGATAAAAGCCAAACTCTCCccccataaaaaagaaaaaaaaccaccccactcCCCAAGAAACACAAAACCTACACAAAGTCGCCCCGTTTAGtttgagaaaaacatttacagatgGTGTTTAAAAGTCACTCATCCATCCCTTCCTTTTCTAGCCTACCTTAACACTCAAAAACAGGCTATTGTGAGAAAAACTGAGTTCTTATTATTGCTAACTTGTAATTTCTTAGCACTCAAGTCTACTTGGGAATAATAAGATGCCTATATCATTAACATggcttgtttttaatttgtaacGATTGTTATTATGAattgatgtggggtttttttcttagatgtACTTCTCATCCCACAGTTACTAAGAGGGACAGCACATTAATCAATGCAATGCTTATTTCCTACTGGAATTTTTTAGAGTTATATATTTACCTTTCcccaagcagaagcagagagagattaAACAGACCTGATCACTGGTATCACCTACAAATTCTAACCCAGATCAGTTCCATCCTGCTGCCATCATAAGTTAAAAGCTGGAGAGAGAGTTCCTTGTTTAATGCACAAGTCTCCCCATTTAATTGGGCAGGCATTGAGAAATCTCCTATTAAGTCTTCCTGCAGCAGTTAGGAAAGCATGAAGAAGGCAGGAGAGAGTAAATGATCCTCTTATTCAGCTAATTGGAAAGGATGGAGCTCAGCTTTACTAGATGCCCATCTGGCAAGAGACGAACATCAAGGATTAAACTCCTCGCATGGAATTCCGTATCTGAACATATCTTTGGGATCCAGCAGTTTCCAACAACTTGCTAAAAGAGTGCACGAGATTCCCTCATtcaccatccttttttttttttttaaataattttttaaaaaatactttgcactAAGCTTTCCAACACATACAAAAATGTGATTTGCTAGGTATAGAGAAGAGCATACTGTTCTTTAAAGCACAGTTCAGCAGGCGTGGGAGTAACACTGAGAGAGTAGAGCAGTTGAGTTTCAAACTCCATGAAAGAGACTGTAAGAGACCTACTGCTTTGCACTGAGGCAAAACATCACCATGCAGCATCTCCCAGTTCTGATCACGTTTTGGCcagaacaaatgaaaacatgGTATATCTAGAAAGATTCTCTTAAAGTAATGCTTCATGTTCTGCTTCTCTTCTCATTCACCTCAGCAGAAGTTTTTCCTAACACACTGCAGTAAATTTAACAACTCTTTCATTAAACACCAGGCTGATACAAACAGCAGCTGGGGTACTCATCTAACACACCTGAACGGctaagaaattcagaaattgaaAAATCTGATTTAGTCAGCTGATCTATCCCTCTGCAAAAGGGAATTTTTCTAGAACTGTGACTGCACCAAGCACACTGCATTGCATTAGCAAGCTACCTGCACAGCAATATTGCCACAAGTTTATTTGcatatttgtacattttaaagtTCTTAAAGGAAACTTTGCTTAGTATTTTTTGGTCACTCAGTTCCAATAGCACCGAAAGAAGTTTAGTTTAACCATTATGTGCCTCTTAACCACTTAGAGGCTCCAGTGTTAAGTTATAAAAGGACAGCTCTGAAAGGCAAAAATTATCTGTCCAGTGCATTTATAagatcgggggaaaaaaaaacccacagaatttcttttttttagacaTTGAATTGTTTGCGGGATGAGGAGATAAGTAGAGGTATGGGTTGAGTACTTCCCACTATTATACAAACACAATACAACAACAGATTTTACTACAGTAGTTCAGCATATTTGATAAAACACCAACAACTGCTGCATCTGGTAAACTTACTTGAGTTCTGGCAAAGGTGATGGATTTATGAAGAGGTTTCTGAACCTGTATTTTTTGAATCTTGAGAAGTCAGTGGTTACCGATTCTTTGTGAGGCGTTTCAATAATTATGCAAGGTGAGATGCCTCCTGTTATCGTGGGCGGCCAACAACTCTGCAACACAAACAAGGTAtcttttaaatgctgattttacTACGAGAGCAAGAAAGGCAAGAAGTAGAttacaataacaacaacaatataTGTAATGTATGTTAGTCTTTTTGGACCTCAGCATTGATTCAAGTACCAAAACCAAGAAAGACCAAGAGATTAAATGCCAACAAAGCCGTTCGTAGCCAAGATGGAACATGTATAAACAAATCTGATAAATTTGGGAAATTCAGCTTTGAGGAGGACAACTGTCTTTAGTTTATGAACCCGTAAGTAACCTATCCATTGCCAGAGCTGCTCAGTTACAGTACATAATGTAAAGGTACTCATTGCTACTAAAACACAGGACATTAGGTTGCTGGTCCTATCTActtagagggaaaagaaaggagagggtgGAGGTTCTACTGTGTCTCAGTGGAAATTCAGCAACTTGTTATCTTCCAATTAAGTACTCCAGAGAGGAGCCACCCATCTCAGCTCCAGAGCTAGATACTCactgagccagcagcagctgtgaacTATCAGCCTGTCAATGCCAAATATGGGATGCAATGACTCAAAAGAAGAGCCCAAAGTTATTAATGCAGAAAGCTTCGAAGAAGGAATTCTAGATTATTTTAGTTAACTCTGTAGCTTTTTGCACCAATACTTATTTGGTTGTACATAACCAATACAAGTAAGGATGTATCAAATGCATGGAGCACATGCAATGCTGTAATGGCTGACAGCCTTCAAAATGGTGACACAGAACTTTAATTATGCTCTGTGGAGTTAGGGGGGATCCCATTCCCAAAGAATGGCATCACCTGTCCCCGAACACAGAAACTTTTCCTGTATAGCTGTTTTGCAATGTCAACTACATACGATTTCCTTAGTATATCTAAACCTATTTATAGCCAGACTAAAGTACCCTAAGAGTGAAGTTACATATTCCAGCAGAATTGATCTTAACAGCACACAGCCATGAGAAAAGGGAGATCCTGCTCCTTCTTCTCTCCTGTCATCCTCACTGCCCAAGTCCCATCCCTTCCTTCTTTTTGATGCTTCTCAGACCCTCTGCTGGGTTGATTCAACTCACTAACCTGGCAGAACATTAACTCATTTTGTAGTGCCAAATTAGCAAGCTGTACCTGCATACTGCTTCACttcaagagaacaaaaaatgGAGCAAGGCTGTGGATGGAGTGTGAGGCCAGCTgtcaaggaaggaaagaaagggtagCAGGATTTCCCCCTTTCGGCAAAGGTAAGTTGTGACACGCAGTTTTACCCCAATTACAGCTCACGTATTCACACAGCATTTTTCCCTACACAAAGTTTGCAAAGACAACTTCACAATCAGAAGAGTTTTGCTTCACCATAGCTGTTAGTCTTGTTTGCTTTACAAACAGAATAACTGCAAACAAGATTGTTTGCAAGAGAAAGTTACACTGTTTTACTAAcccactttaaaataaataactgtaaaGCCCCTCACTTGGTTTAGGAGTAGTTTATGTTAGCTAAAACAGATTCCTAAATTGATTTCAATAATCAAAAGAACTGTTAAATTAAAGTAAAGAGGGCCTGCATGGTTATGAGTCGTCTTAACTAAATGGCCGTTAAACCACACCTTAAGTTAAAACAAGTGCAATGATCTTGTTTAGACTTGCCTCTAGGCCTTACCCGCTCTGCATGTGGAATTATTCTGAAATATctggttttattctcatttttacaCCTAACCTTACTCTGCAGTGGTTTCCACATTGAAGGACCCTTTATCTGCAACAAAGCCATGCGTAAAAAAAGCAAAAACGTAGAAAAAGATGCTAAGGTGCAGAGCTCCTGTAGTTTTTAATACCTGAAGGTAGAAACTTCCCCTATTCAATACTTTCTAGTGTGGAATGCATGACTTCACACCCACCAACATAAACCAGATGGACTCCCTCACCTAGGTTGAACTAGTAATCAGGATTGAATTACCTTAATCTCATATTGATGCTTTTTAGCAATTTTcccatcttctcttttcttaatcTCCTGCTGAGAAGAGACACACATATCAATACACTGACAATGACCAGCACACCCACCTCTAAAGCTAAAGCAAACTGTTGCTACTCCTGCCCCACTTTCTAACTCAGCAGAGTAAAGATTCTCCCATCCAAATGCACTGGAGaacttttaatattattaaactTTCCAAGTTGCCTAAACTGGTCACCTCTGCTGTTCTCCTTTTTCTGGTCTGGAGATGTTCTGATGCCTGCAGTTCTTGTGGAGACTCTTCCTGACatggcagtggctgctgctgcttggcttGCAACCGGCTACTGCAAGGAGCAAAAAGGCATTAGACATTAGGAGAGCAGCAGTTTTTAGATAAATACAGATAAGCTTTGTGTATTACGATGCTAACAGTTTACCTGCGTCTTGACATCTTCTGGGTTGTAAGATCTCTACCTGGACCAAAGGAATAATATAAGCTCAGTTAATGTCCCAAGTTCCCTACTTTGCGTCATAAGACACATCACAAAGAGCAGCATCATTTACACAACTGAAATAGAAGGGCACAAGTATTTTACTGGTGTGAGGAAGGTATGAGCAGAGGACGTCTGCGGTGGTATATAATAATATAAGCTGTGGTATATAACCACAGGCAGCTCCACGTCCTGCTGGGAGTCACACTGCTGAAGGGGGTTACACAGGGATGCCCACGTATGCCAGCAGTCGGTTTGGCCCAGCCTAGCTGGGGTCGTCTagcccgggagggggggggacacgggaagCTGTAGAGGGACATTTCCCACAcaagaggatgggggggggggtccctggggctgtgaCACCCCCCTCTCTCTGCACCCTGCATACTGCAGCCACCAGGCACCCACACAGACACACGTTTTGCCGGTGCAGCAGCTCCCTCCGGGGCGATTtcgccgccggcccccccacACCTGCCGGGATGGGCCGTGCCGAgttgtgccgtgccgtgccgggccgcccgccgccgcccgc
Protein-coding sequences here:
- the CCNE2 gene encoding G1/S-specific cyclin-E2 isoform X3 produces the protein MSRRSSRLQAKQQQPLPCQEESPQELQASEHLQTRKRRTAEQEIKKREDGKIAKKHQYEIKSCWPPTITGGISPCIIIETPHKESVTTDFSRFKKYRFRNLFINPSPLPELNWGNSKDVWLNILKKENRYAHCKHFTSLHSSLQPHMRSILLDWLLEVCEVYALHRETFYLAQDFFDRFMLTQKNINKSMLQLIGITSLFIASKLEEIYAPKIQEFAYVTDGACSEEDIVRMELIMLKALKWELCPVTIVSWLNLYLQVDALKDVPKVLLPQYSQEKFIQIAQLLDLCILDVNSLDFQYRTLAAAALCHYTSIEVVKKASGLDWDSISECVEWMVPFVSVAKKVPVKLKNFKKVAVEDRHNIQTHTNYLDMLEEVNSGVASSAPGQLSPVSTGGIITPPKSTEKK
- the CCNE2 gene encoding G1/S-specific cyclin-E2 isoform X1 yields the protein MSPNMLPTLGGHGEGRDLTTQKMSRRSSRLQAKQQQPLPCQEESPQELQASEHLQTRKRRTAEQEIKKREDGKIAKKHQYEIKSCWPPTITGGISPCIIIETPHKESVTTDFSRFKKYRFRNLFINPSPLPELNWGNSKDVWLNILKKENRYAHCKHFTSLHSSLQPHMRSILLDWLLEVCEVYALHRETFYLAQDFFDRFMLTQKNINKSMLQLIGITSLFIASKLEEIYAPKIQEFAYVTDGACSEEDIVRMELIMLKALKWELCPVTIVSWLNLYLQVDALKDVPKVLLPQYSQEKFIQIAQLLDLCILDVNSLDFQYRTLAAAALCHYTSIEVVKKASGLDWDSISECVEWMVPFVSVAKKVPVKLKNFKKVAVEDRHNIQTHTNYLDMLEEVNSGVASSAPGQLSPVSTGGIITPPKSTEKK